One window of Leguminivora glycinivorella isolate SPB_JAAS2020 chromosome 9, LegGlyc_1.1, whole genome shotgun sequence genomic DNA carries:
- the LOC125229452 gene encoding diuretic hormone class 2 isoform X3: MVRASCVLASCALVGLLLAVPAASYPRYQNNYYRNDGPYNPEEIMDMLNRLGNLIQMERKMENFKDDITSEKRAIDLGLSRGYSGAMQAKHLLGLAAANYEGGPGRRRRDAH, translated from the exons ATGGTTCGAGCAAGCTGCGTCCTGGCAAGCTGCGCGCTGGTGGGGCTCCTTCTGGCGGTGCCGGCGGCGTCCTACCCCAGGTA TCAAAACAACTACTACCGCAACGACGGCCCCTACAACCCTGAGGAGATCATGGACATGCTGAACCGTCTCGGGAACCTCATCCAGATGGAACGCAAGATGGAGAA CTTTAAAGACGACATTACTAG CGAGAAGCGCGCCATAGACCTAGGCCTGAGCCGCGGCTACTCCGGGGCAATGCAGGCCAAACACCTTCTCGGCCTGGCCGCGGCCAACTACGAGGGCGGGCCGGGCCGGAGGCGGCGCGACGCGCACTAG
- the LOC125229452 gene encoding diuretic hormone class 2 isoform X1, which produces MVRASCVLASCALVGLLLAVPAASYPRYQNNYYRNDGPYNPEEIMDMLNRLGNLIQMERKMENFKDDITSYKDDITSEKRAIDLGLSRGYSGAMQAKHLLGLAAANYEGGPGRRRRDAH; this is translated from the exons ATGGTTCGAGCAAGCTGCGTCCTGGCAAGCTGCGCGCTGGTGGGGCTCCTTCTGGCGGTGCCGGCGGCGTCCTACCCCAGGTA TCAAAACAACTACTACCGCAACGACGGCCCCTACAACCCTGAGGAGATCATGGACATGCTGAACCGTCTCGGGAACCTCATCCAGATGGAACGCAAGATGGAGAA CTTTAAAGACGACATTACTAG TTATAAAGATGACATTACTAG CGAGAAGCGCGCCATAGACCTAGGCCTGAGCCGCGGCTACTCCGGGGCAATGCAGGCCAAACACCTTCTCGGCCTGGCCGCGGCCAACTACGAGGGCGGGCCGGGCCGGAGGCGGCGCGACGCGCACTAG
- the LOC125229452 gene encoding diuretic hormone class 2 isoform X2, whose product MVRASCVLASCALVGLLLAVPAASYPRYQNNYYRNDGPYNPEEIMDMLNRLGNLIQMERKMENYKDDITSEKRAIDLGLSRGYSGAMQAKHLLGLAAANYEGGPGRRRRDAH is encoded by the exons ATGGTTCGAGCAAGCTGCGTCCTGGCAAGCTGCGCGCTGGTGGGGCTCCTTCTGGCGGTGCCGGCGGCGTCCTACCCCAGGTA TCAAAACAACTACTACCGCAACGACGGCCCCTACAACCCTGAGGAGATCATGGACATGCTGAACCGTCTCGGGAACCTCATCCAGATGGAACGCAAGATGGAGAA TTATAAAGATGACATTACTAG CGAGAAGCGCGCCATAGACCTAGGCCTGAGCCGCGGCTACTCCGGGGCAATGCAGGCCAAACACCTTCTCGGCCTGGCCGCGGCCAACTACGAGGGCGGGCCGGGCCGGAGGCGGCGCGACGCGCACTAG